Within the Achromobacter spanius genome, the region ATCAAGGCCGCGCGCGGCGCGCGCAGCCAGGCCGGCGGCAAGTCCAGCGCGGTGACGCCGCCGCGCTGGCATGACGTGTGGTGCACGCGGCCATCGTCGTCCATCACGGCAAACACCGCGAAGCCGCCGATGGCGCCGTGGCCCATCAACTCGGCCGCCAGCGCCGCCGTGCGCACCGCCGCGCCCGCATCCCGTCCCGAAGCCGCTACGCCTATGGTCATTGGCTAGTCCGTATTGCTCGTCACGGGGTCGACGATGTTCAGGTTGGTGATGAAGCGCTGGAACAGCATGGCCAACGCCAACGGGGGCAGGGCGGCCAGCATGCTGGCGGCGGCGAACAGGCCCAGGTCGGCGCGAAAGCCCGGCATCAATGGTGACAAGCCCAGCAGCGAGGCCGACAAGGTTTGCGCCGACGTGCCGCCCGTCAACACGATGGCGAACAGCAGGTCGTTCCAGCCCACCAGGAAGGCGATGATGAAGGCGGCGGCAATGCCCGGCATGGCCATGGGCAAGGTCACGTGGCGCAGCATCTGCCAGCGCGTGCAGCCGTCCATGCGCGCGGCGCGTTCGATCTCGACGGGCAGCGACGCGAAGTAGCCCATCAGCACCCACGACAGCAGCGGGATCACGGCGGTCAGGTACACGACCCACAGACCGAACAGGCTGCCCGCCAGGCCGATGGCGGCAAAGAACACGTAGTACGGAATCAGCAAGGCTATCGGGGGCAGCGTGCGCGAAGCCAGTAGCACGTACAGCAGCGGACCCTTGAACGGAAATTCAAAACGGCCCAGCACATAGCCCGCCAGCGTGGCGATGGCCGTGCCGGCGGCAGCGGCCGGCAGCGCCACCAGTGCGCTGTTCACAAAGCCGGTCATGATGGCCTTGGTCTGCCCGCCGAAGATCGAGTCCGACGTGGACAGGCCCAGCACGCGCAGATAGTTGTCGAACGTGAATCCGCCCGCGTTGTGCGCCACGCCCATGATGATGGCGGACTCGTCCATGAAGGACGCCTTCAGCGTCCAGTACAACGGGAACAGGCTCCAGAACGCGACCAGGGCCACGCCCGCCCCGACCAGCCAGGGGCGCCAGCCTTCGCCGGTGACTTTCGCGGCATCATTGCGCATGGGCGGCTCCTTGGGGGCGCTTCTTGCGGATCAGCATGAAGTAGGCGGTGGCCAGCAGCAGCGACAACACGGTCAGCAAAAAGGCCGCCGCCGACGCCAGCCCATACTTCGAGAATTCAAAGTTGTAGCGGAAGATCAGCAAGGGCAGGATCTGCGTGGACGTGCCCGGCCCGCCGCGCGTCAGCGAGAACAACAGGTCGAACTGGCGCACGGCTTCCACCGTCATCACCACCAGCACGATCAGCGTGGTGTGTTTCAGATGCGGCAAGGTGATGTGCCGGAAGCGCGACAGCGGCCCCGCGCCATCCACGCGCGCCGCGCGGTACAGATCGCGCGGAATCGTCTGCAACGCCGCCAGATAAAAGAAGCTGCCCAACGGCGCGATATGCCAGACAAACGCCAGCGCCACCCAGAACAGCGCCCAGTCGCTGGCCAGCCACACGGTGGCCGCATTGGCCAGACCCAGCGGCGCCAGCAGGCCGGTCAGCGCGCCGAAGCTGGGGTTGAGCAGGAACGAAAACACGGTGGCCGTCACCACCTGGGACATGGCCCAGGGCAAGAGCGCCAGGCCGCGCACCAGACCGCGCATCGGCATCTCTTCGTTCAGCACCAGCGCAATACCCAGCGCGGCAACGAAGGAACCCACCACGCACATCGCCACGAAACCCAGGCTGCGCCAGATGGCGTCGATGACGGCGGGGTCGGACATCACCTCGCCGTAGAGCGCCGTGCCCACGAATTCCTCGGTACGCAAGATGGCGTTGGTGTCGTGCAGGCTGAGCCAGAATGAATAGCCCAGCGGTACGCCGATGATCAGCGTGTTCAGCGCGTACACCGCCACGATGACCGTCAGCGCAAAGCTCAGGTCCGACATTTCGCGGCCGCCCTGGCGCGCGGCGGCGGGGCGGGCGGGTGACAAGCTGGCGGCGCTCACAGGCGCGGCTCCTCGCCGCCATGCACGCGCAAGCCTTGCGCGTCGAACAGGTACAGGCGCGCGGCGGGCATTGCCAGCGCAATGGGCGCGCCCACCTCGTAACGACGTTCGGGCGGCAGTCGCGCGCGCAGTCGCGGGCCGTCTTCGCCAGCGACGCATACGTCCACGAATTGATCGGGCCCCACGGGTTCCACGGCCCAGACGCTGCCTTGCAGCAACAGGCCGTCGCCCGCCAGCGGCGCAGGCGCCATGGCTTCTGGCCGGATGCCGAGTGTGGCCGCGCTGCCCTCGGGAAGCATGCGCGCGGCCGGGTGCAAGGCGGGCGGCAGCACGTACACGGTGCCGGCGGCGTGCAAGGCAGGCGCGCCGTCCTGCGCGTGCAGCGTGCCGCGCAGGAAGTTCATGCCGGGGTTGCCGATGAAGTCGGCCACTTCCATATTGGCGGGGCGGCGGTAGATGGTGTCGGGGTCGGCGAACTGCAGCAGGTTGCCGCCCGACATCACCGCGATGCGGTCGGCCAGCGTCATGGCCTCGACCTGGTCGTGCGTGACGTAGATGAAGGTGGCTTGCAGCGTGCGGTGCAGGCGCTTGAGTTCCACCCGCATGTCGGTGCGCAGCTTGGCGTCCAGGCTGGACAGCGGTTCGTCGAACAGGAACAGGTCGGGGCTGCGCACCACCGCGCGGCCGATCGCCACGCGCTGACGCTGCCCGCCCGACAACTGATAGGGCTTGCGGTCCAGCATGGATTCCACGCGCAGCAGGCTGGCCGCCTGGTCCACGCGGGTGCGCACGTCGGCCGTCGGCATCTTCTGCATGCGCAGCGGAAAGCCGATGTTCTCGCGCACGGTCATGTGCGGGTACAGCGCGATGCTCTGGAACACCATGGCCACGTTGCGCCGATGCGGCGGCACCTGGTCCACGCGCCGGTCGGCAATACGGATCTCGCCGCCGGTGGGCGTGTCCAGCCCCGCGATCATATTCAGCGTGGTGGTCTTGCCGCAGCCGGATGGCCCCAGCAGCACCACGAATTCGCCGTCGCGGATGTCCAGGTCCAGCGAGCGCACGGCCTGGAAGTGGGAATAGGCCTTCTGGATGCCTTGCAAGGTGACGCTGGCCATATCAGCTCCGCTTCAGGATCTTGGCGTACTTCTTGTAGAGCGCGTCCCAACGGGCACGCAGCTCGGTGGCGACTTGCGCGGGCGTCTTCGAGCCCTTGATCAGCAGGTCCTGCGCAATCATCTCGTGCATGGCGGTATCCCATTCCTGATACCAGGGTGCCTTCAGGATGTGCGCGGCCACCGCTTTCTCGCGGCCTTGGAAGAGCCACTGATAGACCTGTTCGGCTTGCGGCGGGTACATCCACTTCATGATGGCGGCGCGGCTGTCCGGGTCGCGGTAGAGCTCGGGAAACGGCACTTCCAGATTGGCCTTGGCGATCCAGTTCTTGTGCGTGGTGAGTTGGCCGGCCTTGTCGCGGTAGCCGAAGTACTTCACCAGTTCCCACAGCGCGGCCTGCTCGGCGTCGCTGCGCTTGCGGGTCGACATGCACAGCAGCGCGTGGCCCACCAGCACGGTGTCGTGCGTGGCGCCCGGCACCACCGGGTTGTAGCTGGAATACGCGGCAATCTGGCTTTTGGCGGGGTCGTTGTAGTTGAAGCTGTAGTAGTCGATGTTCAGGTGAAAGGCGTGCTGGCCCTTCATCCACGAGCTGGACGTTTCGGTGCCTGACCAGGTCAGCACGGCGCGTTGCACCAGTTCGTCGTCCCACCAGCGCTTCCAGTCCGTCAGCACTTTCACCAGGGGCGTGTCGGCGTTGAAGGTGGCGCGCAACTCGTCGTCCACAAAGCGTTCGCCTTCGGCAAAGCACTGCGCGATCAAGGCCCAGGGCAGGCCGGTCCAGGCGTTGTACCAGGGCATCAGCAAGGGGTGTTCGGACAGGCCCTTTTTCTTGATTTCGCGCGCCTGCTTTTCCACCGTGGCCCAGTCCTGCGGGTAGTCCGCCGCGTTGGCCGTGCCGCCGAAACCGGCCTCGCCCAGCATCTTCTCGTTGCGGAACAACGCGAAGGGGCCGCCGTTGTAATAGGTCAGGCCCAAGTAGCGGCCGTCGGTGGCGCGGGCGTCGTCAACAATGCCGGGGAACATCTGCTTCTGGATGTCGGCCAGCCCGGGCATGTCGTCAATTGGCCTGATCCAGCCCGCCGCATACCAGCGCGATGCCTGGCCGCGCTGCGCGTAGAACATGTCCAGCGGCGCTCGGGCGGCCAACTGGGTTTCGAGCACGGCAGCGTAGTCGCCGGGGATGGGAGATAGGTTGACCGGCACGCCGCTTTCCTGCGTGAAGCGCGTGGCGCCCTGCTGCACGATTTCGCTGCCCCAGGGCCAGAAGGCGAAGGTCAGGGGCGAGACGGGTTGCGCCAACCCCGGCAAGGGCCAGCCAGCGGCCGCCAGCCCGGCCGCGCCAGCCAGCCCTGCGGCGCCGCGCAAGAGAAAGTCGCGGCGGGCCGGATTGGCATCGCCTTCAAAGGGGGAACGCTGGGGCATGCTGGACTTCCTTGTTGTGGGAACGACGACAAAGAGAGGGTGCAGCGACTGCGATTCAGACGTAATGTGACTATGTGGTCACATTACGGATTCCAAGATATTGCTTTCGGCCTGAGGGCAGCAAGGGGGGAGTTTCCCTAGGGGGCAATGCGGCGACGGTGCATGCATGGGCGATGCAAGCTAAGGGCAAGCGGAACGCAACTAAAGCGCAATTGAAGTGCAACCGCGGCGCAAGTGGAACGTGGCGGTCAGGCAATCGAAGCGCAGGCGGAATGTAAAAACGCCGCGCCGTGGCAAGCACGGAACGCGGCGTCTTGATGCAAACGGCCGAGTGATAGCGCGGGCGTCAGATCACCCCACGAATGCCGGCGATGCCGTGTGCGCCATGGCGTAGCGCGTGCGACACGGTCGTGGTCGACTGGCCGCCCAGCGCGAACACGGGGATGCCCGCATCACGGTTGCCCGCGACAAAGCCTTCCCAACCAAGCGTGGCCGCGCCGGGGTGGCTGGGCGTGTCCAGCACCGGCCCCAGCACCGCGAAGTCGGCCCCGAGTTCGCGGGCGTGCTCCACCTGCGCGTTGTCGTGCGCGGACACGCCAACGAGCGCGCCAGTCGGCAGCTCGGGCCGCGCATGCAGGCGGGCCGCATCGGCCGTACGTAGGTGCACGCCGTCGGCTTCCTTCCACCATGCGGCGGGGTGTGCGCTATTGACCAGCACGCGCGCACCGGCGGCGCGGCAACGCTTGATCACCTGCTGCAAGACCTCGTGCAGCGAGCTTGCACCCGCGCCGTCCGGCCATTGCGGTTCACGAAATTGCACCAGCTTCACGCCACGCGCCAGCGCCGCTTCCAGGCGGCCCAGGAACGCGGCCACGCCCGCGCGCGAACCCATCGAACTGATGCCGTAGGTGGTGGGCAATTGCAGCCAACGCAACGGGGGCAGGGTGGCGGGCAAGAGGTCGCCGACCGACGCTGCGCGGGCGGGGTCCACCCATTCCAGGCGCTGGTTCTCAAGCCCTTGCGGCTCGCCCTCCCACGCGGTCACGTGGCAGAACGCCAGGCGCACCGTGGTGTGCGGATACACGTGTACATAGGTCACCCATGGCCGCGACTGCGTCACGCGGATGCCCAACTCTTCCTGCAGTTCGCGGGCCAGCGCTTCCAGCACGGTTTCGCCCGGCTCCAGCTTGCCGCCCGGCAATTCCCACCAGCCCGACCACGGCTTGCCTTCGGGCCGCTGGCCCAGCAGCAGCATGCCATCGGGACGCAGGATCAAACCGGCGGCAACGTCAACGATCTTCTCAGACATGGCGGGCCGCCCAATCGCGTGCGAATTGATAGGCCACCCGGCCCGACCGCGAGCCGCGTTCGATGGTCCACTGCAGCGCCTCGGTGCGCGAGGGCTCGATATGCGCCTCGGGGCAACCCAGCTCGCGCAGCCAGTGGTAGACGATGTCCAGGTAGTCGTCCTGCTTGAAGGGATAGAACGACAGCCACAGGCCGAAGCGTTCCGACAGCGAGATCTTTTCCTCGACGGTCTCGCCCGGATGGATTTCGCCATCGGGCTGGTGTTTGGCTTGCAGGTTTTCGCTCATGTATTCCGGCATCAGGTGGCGCCGGTTGGACGTGGCGTAGATAAGCACGTTGTCGCCCGAGGCCGACACGGAGCCGTCCAGCACGGATTTCAGCGCCTTGTAGCCGGGCTCGCCTTCTTCGAACGACAGGTCGTCGCAGAACACGATGAAGCGTTCGGGGCGCGAGGCGACGAGTTCAACGATGTCGGCCAGGTCGCCCAGGTCGGACTTGTCGACTTCGATCAGGCGCAGGCCGCGCTCGCCATAGGCCGCCAGCATGGCTTTGACCAGGGAGCTTTTACCGGTGCCGCGCGCGCCGGTCATGAGCACGTTGTTGGCCGGCTTGTTCTCAAGGAACTGCACGGTGTTGCGGTCGATGGTGGCCTTCTGGCGCTCGATGTGCTGAAGGTCTTGCATGTCGATGCGCGCGACGTGGCGCACCGCGTCCAGCCAGCCCCGCGAGCCACGCTTGCGCCAACGGAAGGCATGCGCGCTCCAGTCGATCTCGGGCGTGGCGGGCGGAAGAAAGGCCTCAAGCTGCGCCAGCACCCGCTCGGCGCGCTGGATAAGAGTGGAAAATTCGGTTGCGGTCACGTCTGCATCCTTGGGTGGCGTGGGGCGGTTGTTGTGGGTCGCGGTTGTGCTGTGGATGATTTTGGTTGGAGTTCGGGCGCTGCTTGATGGGTTTGCGCGTTTGGCGCTTGTGTTTTTGGCGGCAGCCTGCCGCGCGGCACCCATCCTACGTTAGAACGCCGACGCTGCTTGATGGGTTTCGCGCGCTTGGCGGTGGCGTTCTTGGCAACAGTCTTGCGCGCTGCACCCATCCTACGATGGTCGTCCGACCGTACGACGGTCGTCCCGGCGTACGAAGGTCGTGCCGGCGTAGGATGGGTGAAGCGCGCAATTGCTTCAAGAAGAACACCGCCTAAGATCGCGCGCAACCCATCAACCTACACCGTGCGCAACCATCAACCTACACCGCGGGCAAACATCAACCTATATCGCGGGCACCTCACCAAATAAATGGCTCGCGCCCCATCAATTTACGAACGGTAATCCGCGTTGATCGACACATACTCATGCGAGAAATCGCACGTGTACACCGTGTCCGTCACCTTGCCGCGGCCCAGCGCAATGCGCACCTGGATCTCGGCCTGCTTCATCACGCGCTGGCCGTCGGCTTCCTGGTAATCCGGATTGCGGCCGCCGTCTTTCGCCACCAGCACATCGTCCAGCCACAGGCGAATGTTCGACACGTCCAGATCGTCAATACCCGCGTAGCCCACCGCCGCCAGGATGCGGCCCAGGTTGGGGTCCGATGCAAAGAACGCCGTCTTGACCAGCGGCGAATGCGCCACGGCATACGCCACCTTCAGCGCCTCTTCCGTGGTGCCGGCTTCTTCGACGCGGATGGTCATGAACTTGGTGGCGCCTTCGGCGTCGCGCACGATCTTCGTGGCCAATTCCAGCGCGGCGGCGGTCAGCGCCTCGCGCACGGCGGCGTAGGCGGCGTCGGACTCGCTGTTGACGTTCACGCCCGACTTGCCAGTCGCGGCGATGATGAAGGAATCGTTCGTGGACGTGTCGCCGTCAACCGTGATGCGGTTGAACGAAGCATCGGCGATTTCCACGGCCAGCTTCTGCAACAGCGGCTGGGCGATGCCGGCATCGGTGGCCAAAAAGCTGAGCATCGTGGCCATGTTCGGGCGGATCATGCCCGCGCCCTTGCTGATGCCGGTGAAGGTAACGGTCTTGCCGTCGATCTGCACCTTGGCCGACGAGATCTTGGGCAGCGTGTCCGTCGTCATGATGCCGTGGGCGGCACTGGACCAGTGGTCGGCGCCCAGGTTGGCGATGGCGCCCGGCAGGCCGGCGACCAGGCGGTCCAGCGGCAGCGGCTCAAGAATGACGCCGGTGGAAAACGGCAGAATCTGCGCAGCCGGCACGCCCAGCAACTTACCCAGCGCGTCGCAGGTGTCGCGAGCCTTTTTCAGGCCTTCTTCACCCGTGCCTGCGTTGGCGTTGCCGGTGTTGATGACCAGCGCGCTGATCGGGCCGCCGGTGGCCAGGTGGGCCTGGCAAACCTGCACCGGCGCGGCGCAGAAGCGGTTGCGCGTGAACACACCCGCCACGCTGGTGCCTTCGGCCAGACGGAACACGGTCAGGTCACGTCGGTTGGCTTTGCGGATGCCGGCCTCGGTGACGCCGATTTCAACGCCGGCAACAGGAAAAATTTCGGACTCGGAGGGGATCTGCAAATTAACGGCCATGACTTCGTCTCATGAGTAGGCAGGACAAAATCGCCGCCAGGCTAGGCGGCGCGCGGGGGAAAGCTCAGTATTATCCCACCGCTTTGCGGCAGGGACTTGTCAGGGGACGGCTCAGGGGGCCATGCGCATGGCGGCCACGTCCAGCACCCCGGCATCGCGGTTGCTGAGCACGCCGCGCACCGTGCCGTCGGGCGCTTGCAGCACCGAACTGCCCGCCGCCACGTCTTCGCCGCCGTCGCGCCGTGCCGAGCGGCCGCGCGATGGCGAAAACAGCAGGTCGCCAGGCTGGGCGCCGGGCAGGCGGGGGTTGGCGGTCAGCACGCGGGTGCCGGGCGGGTAGGTCATGGCGCCCAGCGTGGTGTCGCGGGCCAGCAGGCCTTCGAAATCCAGCAGGCGGCGTTGGCCGTCCAGCCGCATGTCCACCTTCAGCAAGGGTAGTTGGCGCAGGTCCATCGCGTCGCTGCCTTCGGTGCGCAGCAGCCAGCGCGGCGCGCCGGCGTTGGCGTCCAGCGCCGTGCCGCGCGCGGCTTCGTCCACCTTCAGCCAGGCACCGGGCGGCACCGCTTGCTGGTCCAGCGTGTTGCCCACGGCCAGGTGGCAACTGGCAAAACGCGCCTGGCCGCCCTGCAAGACGAATTCAAGCCGGTGCCCATGGGCGCACAGCCACCCTTCCTGCGCCTGGTCGCGGGCAATCTCCACGGACAGGGTTTCGGGCTGCTTGGGGGTGGCGGCGTAGCGGAACAGGCGGGTGGCGGTCAGGCCCTGGATGGCGGCGGGCTGCGTGTCGGGGAAGACGGCGCGGTCAAACGAGGCCAGGTCGCCGGCTTGCGTCAGGCTGAGCACGGTGCCGGCGGGCATGTCCACACCGGCCAGTCGGGTGGGCTGGGCCAGCGTCGTCTTGCGGCCGGCGTCGGCCTGGGCGTCACGCTGCGCGGCGAACCACACGCTGAGTTGCTGATACGGAAAGATGGCGCCCACCAGCGCCAGGAAGGTCATCAACGTCGTGCCGATACGCCGGTGGTCGCCCAGCCAATGCCGCGCGCTGGGGGTGGTGGCCAGCACGGCCAGCCAGGTCAGCAAGGTGGCCAGGCAGGCCAGCGAGGCCACCATCAGCACATAGAAATTACCGCCAGGAAGAGAAACCGGAATCATGGCGGCAATTATGCGCCAATCCGGATGCGCTTTTCAGCCCTGGCGGCGAGGTGGCCGCGCGGTCAGGCCTTGGCGGATTCCGAGCGGGTGGCCACCACTTGCAGCTTGAGTTCGCCCAGCGCCTGGAACAGCGCATTGCGGGTGGACTCGGGCATTTCACCAAACATGGACTTGACCCAGGCTTCGTGTGCGCGCGCCATGCGCGCAAAGCTCTTCTTGCCCAGGGGCGTCAGCTTGATCAGTGAACTGCGGCGGTCGGACTCGACCTTGGTGCGCACCACCAGCCCCTCTTTTTCAAGCTGGTCGGTAATGCCGGTGATATTGCCGTTGGTGACCATCATGTGGCGCGACAGCTCGCCCATCTTCATGCCCTTGGGCGCGCGTTGCAGTTGCGCCATCAGGTCGAAGCGGGGCAGGGTGGTGTCGAATTCGTTGCGCAGGCGGCTGCGGATTTCGCCTTCGATGAGATTGGCGCAGGTGAGCATGCGCAACCATAACCGCAGCGCGTGGTGGTCGTCGGGCGCGGCGCGGGATTCGAGATCAGGAGCGTCAGTCATCGGCGTTTTCTTGAGGTTCGGCGAGATGTCGGGTACTGTCGCGCGAGCGTC harbors:
- a CDS encoding carbohydrate ABC transporter permease, coding for MRNDAAKVTGEGWRPWLVGAGVALVAFWSLFPLYWTLKASFMDESAIIMGVAHNAGGFTFDNYLRVLGLSTSDSIFGGQTKAIMTGFVNSALVALPAAAAGTAIATLAGYVLGRFEFPFKGPLLYVLLASRTLPPIALLIPYYVFFAAIGLAGSLFGLWVVYLTAVIPLLSWVLMGYFASLPVEIERAARMDGCTRWQMLRHVTLPMAMPGIAAAFIIAFLVGWNDLLFAIVLTGGTSAQTLSASLLGLSPLMPGFRADLGLFAAASMLAALPPLALAMLFQRFITNLNIVDPVTSNTD
- a CDS encoding carbohydrate ABC transporter permease; this translates as MSAASLSPARPAAARQGGREMSDLSFALTVIVAVYALNTLIIGVPLGYSFWLSLHDTNAILRTEEFVGTALYGEVMSDPAVIDAIWRSLGFVAMCVVGSFVAALGIALVLNEEMPMRGLVRGLALLPWAMSQVVTATVFSFLLNPSFGALTGLLAPLGLANAATVWLASDWALFWVALAFVWHIAPLGSFFYLAALQTIPRDLYRAARVDGAGPLSRFRHITLPHLKHTTLIVLVVMTVEAVRQFDLLFSLTRGGPGTSTQILPLLIFRYNFEFSKYGLASAAAFLLTVLSLLLATAYFMLIRKKRPQGAAHAQ
- a CDS encoding ABC transporter ATP-binding protein produces the protein MASVTLQGIQKAYSHFQAVRSLDLDIRDGEFVVLLGPSGCGKTTTLNMIAGLDTPTGGEIRIADRRVDQVPPHRRNVAMVFQSIALYPHMTVRENIGFPLRMQKMPTADVRTRVDQAASLLRVESMLDRKPYQLSGGQRQRVAIGRAVVRSPDLFLFDEPLSSLDAKLRTDMRVELKRLHRTLQATFIYVTHDQVEAMTLADRIAVMSGGNLLQFADPDTIYRRPANMEVADFIGNPGMNFLRGTLHAQDGAPALHAAGTVYVLPPALHPAARMLPEGSAATLGIRPEAMAPAPLAGDGLLLQGSVWAVEPVGPDQFVDVCVAGEDGPRLRARLPPERRYEVGAPIALAMPAARLYLFDAQGLRVHGGEEPRL
- a CDS encoding ABC transporter substrate-binding protein, whose amino-acid sequence is MPQRSPFEGDANPARRDFLLRGAAGLAGAAGLAAAGWPLPGLAQPVSPLTFAFWPWGSEIVQQGATRFTQESGVPVNLSPIPGDYAAVLETQLAARAPLDMFYAQRGQASRWYAAGWIRPIDDMPGLADIQKQMFPGIVDDARATDGRYLGLTYYNGGPFALFRNEKMLGEAGFGGTANAADYPQDWATVEKQAREIKKKGLSEHPLLMPWYNAWTGLPWALIAQCFAEGERFVDDELRATFNADTPLVKVLTDWKRWWDDELVQRAVLTWSGTETSSSWMKGQHAFHLNIDYYSFNYNDPAKSQIAAYSSYNPVVPGATHDTVLVGHALLCMSTRKRSDAEQAALWELVKYFGYRDKAGQLTTHKNWIAKANLEVPFPELYRDPDSRAAIMKWMYPPQAEQVYQWLFQGREKAVAAHILKAPWYQEWDTAMHEMIAQDLLIKGSKTPAQVATELRARWDALYKKYAKILKRS
- a CDS encoding Nudix family hydrolase produces the protein MSEKIVDVAAGLILRPDGMLLLGQRPEGKPWSGWWELPGGKLEPGETVLEALARELQEELGIRVTQSRPWVTYVHVYPHTTVRLAFCHVTAWEGEPQGLENQRLEWVDPARAASVGDLLPATLPPLRWLQLPTTYGISSMGSRAGVAAFLGRLEAALARGVKLVQFREPQWPDGAGASSLHEVLQQVIKRCRAAGARVLVNSAHPAAWWKEADGVHLRTADAARLHARPELPTGALVGVSAHDNAQVEHARELGADFAVLGPVLDTPSHPGAATLGWEGFVAGNRDAGIPVFALGGQSTTTVSHALRHGAHGIAGIRGVI
- a CDS encoding ATP-binding protein; protein product: MTATEFSTLIQRAERVLAQLEAFLPPATPEIDWSAHAFRWRKRGSRGWLDAVRHVARIDMQDLQHIERQKATIDRNTVQFLENKPANNVLMTGARGTGKSSLVKAMLAAYGERGLRLIEVDKSDLGDLADIVELVASRPERFIVFCDDLSFEEGEPGYKALKSVLDGSVSASGDNVLIYATSNRRHLMPEYMSENLQAKHQPDGEIHPGETVEEKISLSERFGLWLSFYPFKQDDYLDIVYHWLRELGCPEAHIEPSRTEALQWTIERGSRSGRVAYQFARDWAARHV
- the argJ gene encoding bifunctional glutamate N-acetyltransferase/amino-acid acetyltransferase ArgJ encodes the protein MAVNLQIPSESEIFPVAGVEIGVTEAGIRKANRRDLTVFRLAEGTSVAGVFTRNRFCAAPVQVCQAHLATGGPISALVINTGNANAGTGEEGLKKARDTCDALGKLLGVPAAQILPFSTGVILEPLPLDRLVAGLPGAIANLGADHWSSAAHGIMTTDTLPKISSAKVQIDGKTVTFTGISKGAGMIRPNMATMLSFLATDAGIAQPLLQKLAVEIADASFNRITVDGDTSTNDSFIIAATGKSGVNVNSESDAAYAAVREALTAAALELATKIVRDAEGATKFMTIRVEEAGTTEEALKVAYAVAHSPLVKTAFFASDPNLGRILAAVGYAGIDDLDVSNIRLWLDDVLVAKDGGRNPDYQEADGQRVMKQAEIQVRIALGRGKVTDTVYTCDFSHEYVSINADYRS
- a CDS encoding MarR family winged helix-turn-helix transcriptional regulator, which gives rise to MTDAPDLESRAAPDDHHALRLWLRMLTCANLIEGEIRSRLRNEFDTTLPRFDLMAQLQRAPKGMKMGELSRHMMVTNGNITGITDQLEKEGLVVRTKVESDRRSSLIKLTPLGKKSFARMARAHEAWVKSMFGEMPESTRNALFQALGELKLQVVATRSESAKA